The proteins below are encoded in one region of Sminthopsis crassicaudata isolate SCR6 chromosome 1, ASM4859323v1, whole genome shotgun sequence:
- the SRCAP gene encoding helicase SRCAP: MQSSPSPAHPQLPVLQTEQMVSDSMTGSNPVSPASTDSPASSGAGGISPQRLAQDSSLDGPPGPPDVSSVPLVGLGIPQPADPASKGPKWEKSHAEIAEQAKHEAEIETRIAELRKEGFWSLRRLPKVPEPARPKGHWDYLCEEMQWLSADFAQERRWKRGVARKVVRMVIRHHEEQRQKEERAKREEQAKLRRIASSIAKEVKQFWSNVEKVVQFKQQSRLEEKRKKALDLQLDFIVGQTEKYSDLLSQSLNQPLTPTPNKAGSSPGLGSSHTGSAASSPPPPVLLQLDDEDGDFQPQEEEEDDEETIEVEEQQEGNDAETQRREIELLRREGELPLEELLRSLPPQLLVAPSSPSQVPSSSDGDSQEVLEEDGEEEESHPGPKRRHPIPVTQRNKQLWHPDEEDEEFRADEDEAEDEEDTIAAEEQLAGEVDHATELSELAREGELSVEELLQQYAGAYASDASFPGSGSSEDEEDEDDGTSSESEQDQEEEEHPHENSSSQSESTEEAMEEEEENVSEEEEASENSDSEESESEVSEQSEEAQPRNRADEQEEEEDDDFGVEYLLAQDEERSEVKRDSGPAAPGPPPSLGPKKEITDIAAAAESLQPKGYTLATTQVKTPIPLLLRGQLREYQHIGLDWLVTMYEKKLNGILADEMGLGKTIQTISLLAHLACEKGNWGPHLIIVPTSVMLNWEMELKRWCPSFKILTYYGAQKERKLKRQGWTKPNAFHVCITSYKLVLQDHQAFRRKNWRYLILDEAQNIKNFKSQRWQSLLNFNSQRRLLLTGTPLQNSLMELWSLMHFLMPHVFQSHREFKEWFSNPLTGMIEGSQEYNEGLVKRLHKVLRPFLLRRVKVDVEKQMPKKYEHVIRCRLSKRQRCLYDDFMAQATTKETLATGHFMSVINILMQLRKVCNHPNLFDPRPVTSPFITPGICFSTASLVLQATDIHPLQRVDMGRFDLIGLEGRVSRYEADTFLPRHRLSRRILLEVATAPDPLPVPSLYSASCFSFNPSLCCLYACFFSPGTTSRSCLISSSLDTGSEYNSFTCTSPPSDSGIIFYKCANFGFLCCNNISPSFNSGSHPDSIIYSTSGSDFFTDSRASPTNSNPGFISTSVTSFHSSPGSITKSCSCPGSITNSSSSFGSIISSSIYLNFNPILGASSNSSPGSIINSDSGTSYSPNTFSPASSQVSMVSRLPAPKDEPDTLMLRSGPPSPPLPATSFSGARPRRQPPPPPRSPFYLDSLEEKRKRQRAERLERLFQLSEAHGALAPVYGTEVLEFCSLHQPLASPVGPSVPGPSHPAFWTYTEAAHQAVLFPQQRLDQLAEIIERFIFVMPPVEAPAPSLHACHPPPWLAPRQAAFKEHLACELWPRARPLHRIVCNMRTQFPDLRLIQYDCGKLQTLAVLLRRLKAGAHRVLIFTQMTRMLDVLEQFLTYHGHLYLRLDGSTRVEQRQALMERFNADKRIFCFILSTRSGGVGVNLTGADTVIFYDSDWNPTMDAQAQDRCHRIGQTRDVHIYRLISERTVEENILKKANQKRMLGDMAIEGGNFTTAYFKQQTIRELFDMPLEEPAVPVPPVPSAPEEEEEAVANKQTHILEQALCRAEDEEDIRAATQAKAEQVAELAEFNENEGFPTGEGEESGRPGAEDEEVSRAEQEIAALVEQLTPIERYAMNFLEASLEDVSREELKQAEEQVEAARKDLDQAKEEVFRLPHEEEVGVGAGDETACGTSGSSHRRSKKAKAPERPGTRVSERLRGARPETPVANTTATPPAHHTRSNSSTPRHSRSPANERAPRATSRPRIVSVPAPVSTLGPAIPPLLSTLPVSTSPPILSLPPTLRPEIEPSTQLEPLPQSLEPKYEEAIVAGPKTPPPTPPPTKDLSSSTTELPIPEESLFPSLLAPSPTPKTEAVSNGHELEPPEHVEESTPVPPSDEELTLTLSEDNDLGSPFSGAPAELSQEPPDIQQPVEVQIPLPSPEKFEIPASSEVTGPSASSSASSSPKSPSPARPPRRRTSADVEIRGQGTGRTGQPPGPKVLRKLPGRLVTVVEEKELVRRRRQQRPSSTPPATGTSEIGVSPGSSSTRSNSEPESSPPLGGSCDSVSLTTLPPQARRPLPARRRIDLGSSGGDSPENGEQGQLGLPVMKRKRGRPPKNRSPGDAGRELHELLQPVPKDKTNGAELVASPVEKRKRGRPPKAREPPTPGTLPTQGGGGTESRTPPPPLPPPPPLPLVPSPVPACPTAVSPSPPKRKRGRPPKNPPSPRPSQPPAFEHDSSLGLDAGGGGKQQQQKPSVESEGSSSDEDGGRPLTRLARLRLEAEGPRVRKAEGSVAAIPNRDDTESAESGTGGTDSTSPPVPLLPVPRSTRLRPGSLVPPLESEKVPRKRAGTPVIGGSVSAKRRYPRPRSPLGAEASTEESEAEASGEEEAEGDGVSRRRPLPRRPVVATPGDQRVLRSSAPINTVGPSLSHRGRKAKT, from the exons ATGCAAAGTAGCCCCTCTCCTGCCCACCCTCAACTTCCAGTACTCCAGACAGAG CAGATGGTATCAGACAGCATGACAGGAAGCAATCCTGTGTCCCCAGCCTCAACTGACTCTCCAGCCTCCAGTGGGGCAGGTGGGATATCTCCCCAACGTCTAGCCCAGGACTCTTCCTTGGATGGCCCTCCTGGCCCTCCTGATGTCTCCTCTGTGCCACTGGTTGGACTTGGCATACCCCAGCCTGCTGACCCAGCCAGTAAGGGTCCTAAATGGGAGAAAAGCCACGCTGAAATTGCTGAACAGGCTAAGCAT GAAGCAGAGATAGAAACAAGAATTGCAGAGCTTCGGAAAGAGGGCTTCTGGTCACTAAGACGACTGCCCAAGGTACCTGAACCAGCCAGACCCAAGGGTCACTGGGACTACTTGTGTGAAGAAATGCAGTGGCTATCTGCTGACTTTGCTCAGGAACGACGCTGGAAAAGGGGTGTGGCTCGTAAG GTAGTTCGGATGGTAATACGTCATCATGAGGAGCAGCGACAAAAGGAAGAACGGGCCAAGCGGGAAGAGCAGGCCAAATTACGACGGATTGCTTCATCCATTGCCAAGGAAGTCAAGCAGTTCTGGAGCAATGTGGAGAAG GTGGTACAGTTCAAACAGCAATCTAGACTAGAGGAAAAGCGAAAAAAAGCCCTAGACCTTCAACTTGACTTTATTGTGGGCCAAACAGAGAAGTATTCCGATTTGCTGAGCCAGAGCCTCAATCAGCCCCTCACCCCAACTCCAAACAAAGCTGGTTCTTCCCCTGGCCTTGGTTCTTCTCATACTGGTTCAGCTGCTTCTAGTCCTCCACCTCCTGTTCTCCTCCAGCTTGATGATGAAG ATGGGGACTTTCAGccacaagaagaagaagaagatgatgaagaaacaATTGAGGTAGAGGAACAGCAAGAGGGTAATGATGCAGAGACTCAGAGACGTGAGATTGAACTGCTTCGTCGTGAGGGAGAACTGCCCTTGGAAGAACTACTACGTTCTTTGCCACCCCAGCTATTGGTTGCACCTTCCAGTCCCAGTCAGGTCCCTTCCTCAAGTGATGGTGACTCCCAAGAGGTCCTAGAGGAGGATGGTGAAGAAGAGGAATCTCACCCAGGTCCAAAG AGAAGGCACCCAATACCTGTCACACAGCGAAACAAGCAGTTGTGGCATCCAGATGAGGAGGATGAGGAATTCCGAGCTGATGAGGATGAAG CGGAGGATGAAGAGGATACAATAGCTGCTGAAGAACAACTGGCAGGGGAGGTAGACCATGCCACGGAGCTCAGTGAATTGGCCCGAGAAG GAGAGCTTTCAGTGGAAGAGTTACTGCAACAGTATGCCGGGGCCTATGCTTCAGATGCTTCATTCCCAGGCTCAGGGAGTAGtgaagatgaggaagatgaagaCGATGGTACCAGCTCTGAATCTGAACAAGATCAGGAAGAGGAAGAGCATCCCCATGAGAATAGTAGCAGTCAGTCCG AATCAACTGAGGAAGcaatggaggaggaagaggagaatgtTTCAGAGGAAGAAGAGGCAAGCGAGAATTCAGACTCAGAGGAATCAGAGTCAGAAGTGTCTGAGCAATCTGAGGAGGCCCAGCCTAGAAACCGAGCAGatgaacaggaggaggaggaagatgatgaCTTTGGAGTAGAATATCTTCTGGCCCAGGATGAAGAAAGGAGTGAAGTCAAAAGAGACAGTGGCCCTGCTGCCCCAGGGCCTCCTCCATCACTTGGCCCTAAGAAGGAGATAACTgatattgctgctgctgctgagagCCTTCAACCCAAGGGCTACACCCTGGCCACCACCCAG GTGAAGACGCCAATCCCTCTTCTGCTTCGGGGCCAATTACGTGAATACCAACATATTGGGCTGGACTGGCTAGTTACTATGTATGAGAAGAAGCTCAATGGCATCCTTGCTGATGAGATGGGTCTGGGGAAGACTATCCAGACTATCTCCCTGCTGGCTCACCTGGCCTGTGAAAAGG GTAACTGGGGTCCTCATTTGATCATTGTCCCCACCAGTGTGATGTTGAACTGGGAAATGGAACTAAAGCGATGGTGCCCCAGCTTTAAAATCCTCACTTACTATGGAGctcaaaaagaaaggaagctcAAGCGGCAG GGCTGGACTAAGCCCAATGCCTTCCACGTTTGTATCACATCTTACAAGCTGGTGCTGCAGGACCACCAGGCCTTCCGCCGAAAGAACTGGCGATACCTCATCTTAGATGAGGCACAAAATATCAAAAACTTCAAGTCTCAGCGATGGCAGTCTTTACTTAACTTCAACAG CCAGCGCCGTCTGCTGTTGACCGGGACACCACTTCAGAATAGCCTTATGGAACTGTGGTCCCTGATGCACTTCCTGATGCCCCATGTCTTCCAATCCCACCGAGAATTCAAAGAATGGTTTTCTAATCCCTTGACTGGCATGATTGAAGGCAGTCAGGAGTACAATGAGGGATTAGTCAAAAGGCTTCACAAG GTCCTCCGGCCTTTTTTACTGCGCCGAGTCAAGGTGGATGTTGAAAAGCAGATGCCCAAGAAGTATGAACATGTAATTCGTTGCCGTCTATCAAAGCGACAGCGCTGTCTTTATGATGACTTCATGGCACAGGCTAC tACCAAGGAGACTCTTGCTACTGGTCACTTCATGAGCGTCATCAACATTCTGATGCAGCTTCGTAAGGTGTGCAACCACCCTAACTTGTTTGATCCACGTCCTGTGACTTCTCCTTTCATCACTCCTGGCATCTGCTTTAGCACTGCTTCACTGGTGCTTCAAGCCACAGACATCCATCCCTTGCAA CGGGTGGACATGGGCCGGTTTGACCTGATTGGGCTAGAGGGCCGAGTATCTCGTTATGAGGCTGACACATTTCTGCCCCGGCATCGCCTCTCTCGCCGGATACTATTGGAGGTGGCCACTGCTCCGGATCCCCTCCCCGTCCCAAGCCTGTA CTCCGCTTCCTGTTTCAGCTTCAACCCCAGCCTCTGCTGTCTCTACGCCTGCTTCTTCAGCCCAGGCACCACCAGTAGGAGTTGCCTCATCAGCTCCAGCCTTGACACTGGGTCTGAGTACAACTCCTTCACCTGCACCAGTCCACCCTCCGACTCTGGCATCATCTTCTACAAATGTGCAAA CTTTGGCTTCCTCTGTTGCAACAATATCAGCCCCAGCTTCAACTCAGGCTCCCATCCTGACTCCATCATCTACAGCACCTCAGGCTCTGACTTCTTcactgactccagggccagtccCACCAACAGCAATCCTGGCTTCATCTCCACTTCCGTCACCAGTTTCCATTCCAGTCCTGGCTCCATCACCAAGTCCTGCTCCTGTCCTGGTTCCATCACCAACTCCAGTTCCAGTTTTGGCTCCATCATCAGTTCCAGCATCTACCTTAACTTCAACCCCATCCTTGGTGCCAGCTCCAACTCCAGTCCTGGCTCCATCATCAACTCAGACTCTGGTACCAGCTATAGTCCCAACACCTTCA GCCCAGCTTCCTCACAAGTCAGTATGGTTTCTCGGCTGCCAGCTCCCAAGGATGAGCCTGACACTCTGATGCTTCGTTCAGGCCCCCCCAGTCCCCCCCTTCCGGCTACCTCATTCTCTGGAGCCCGGCCCCGACGCCAGCCACCTCCACCACCCCGCTCTCCCTTCTATCTG GATTCTCTGGAGGAAAAACGGAAGCGACAACGGGCAGAACGCCTAGAACGACTCTTTCAGCTGAGTGAGGCCCATGGAGCACTGGCGCCTGTGTATGGGACTGAAGTGCTGGAATTCTGTTCTTTGCACCAACCCCTCGCCAGCCCAGTTGGACCCTCTGTCCCTGGCCCCAGCCATCCTGCCTTTTGGACTTATACTGAGGCTGCCCACCAGGCTGTGTTGTTTCCCCAGCAGCGTCTTGACCAATTGGCAGAAATAATTGAGAG GTTCATCTTTGTCATGCCTCCTGTGGAGGCTCCTGCCCCATCTCTGCATGCCTGCCACCCACCTCCTTGGCTGGCTCCACGCCAGGCAGCCTTCAAGGAGCACCTGGCTTGTGAACTTTGGCCCCGGGCTCGGCCTTTGCACCGCATTGTCTGCAATATGAGAACACAGTTCCCTGATCTGCGGCTTATCCAGTATGACTGTG GAAAGCTGCAGACACTTGCAGTGTTGCTAAGGCGGCTCAAGGCTGGGGCACACCGAGTGCTCATCTTCACCCAGATGACTCGAATGTTGGACGTATTGGAGCAGTTCCTTACCTACCATGGCCACCTCTACCTGCGGCTGGATGGTTCTACCCGTGTTGAACAAAGACAG GCTTTGATGGAACGGTTCAATGCAGACAAACGAATCTTCTGCTTCATACTGTCAACACGAAGTGGGGGTGTGGGGGTGAACTTGACTGGAGCAGACACAGTCATCTTTTATGACAGCGATTGGAACCCCACCATGGATGCTCAGGCCCAGGACCGCTGCCACCGCATTGGCCAGACCCGAGATGTGCATATCTACAG GCTTATCAGTGAACGGACCGTGGAGGAGAACATTCTGAAGAAGGCCAATCAGAAGCGAATGCTGGGGGATATGGCTATAGAGGGCGGCAACTTCACCACAGCCTATTTTAAACAG CAGACAATTCGTGAGTTATTTGACATGCCCTTGGAAGAGCCAGCTGTCCCTGTCCCACCTGTGCCTTCTGCccctgaagaagaagaagaagctgtgGCCAACAAGCAGACCCATATTTTGGAACAG GCACTGTGCAGGGCAGAGGATGAAGAGGATATCCGTGCAGCCACCCAAGCCAAGGCAGAGCAGGTGGCAGAGCTTGCAGAGTTCAATGAGAATGAAGGTTTCCCCactggagagggagaagaaagtggGCGGCCAGGCGCTGAAGATGAAGAGGTATCCCGAGCTGAACAAGAGATTGCTGCCCTTGTGGAACAG CTAACCCCTATTGAGCGCTATGCCATGAACTTTTTGGAGGCATCGCTGGAAGATGTGAGTCGTGAGGAGTTGAAGCAAGCAGAA GAACAAGTAGAAGCTGCACGAAAAGATCTAGACCAGGCTAAGGAAGAAGTATTTCGTCTACCCCATGAGGAAGAGGTGGGGGTAGGAGCTGGGGATGAAACAGCCTGTGGGACTAGTGGAAGCAGCCATCGTCGTAGTAAGAAAGCCAAGGCCCCTGAGCGTCCAGGAACCCGAGTCAGTGAAAGGCTTCGTGGAGCCCGGCCTGAGACCCCAGTGGCAAATACTACTGCTACCCCACCTGCTCATCACACACGTAGTAACTCCTCTACTCCTCGTCATAGCCGAAGTCCTGCCAACGAGAGAGCCCCACGGGCTACCTCACGGCCCCGTATTGTTTCAGTTCCAGCCCCTGTTTCCACCCTAGGTCCTGCAATCCCACCATTACTTAGTACCCTACCGGTTTCCACCTCTCCACCAATCCTCAGCCTACCACCAACCTTGAGACCTGAGATAGAACCATCAACTCAGTTGGAGCCACTCCCTCAGTCTTTGGAGCCTAAGTATGAGGAGGCAATAGTGGCTGGTCCCAAAACCCCTCCACCAACTCCTCCTCCCACAAAAGACTTGTCATCCAGTACCACTGAGCTCCCTATACCAGAGGAGAGTCTATTCCCAAGTTTACTTGCCCCAAGCCCAACCCCTAAGACAGAAGCCGTTTCTAATGGCCATGAGCTGGAACCTCCAGAGCATGTTGAGGAGTCCACACCAGTACCACCTAGTGATGAAGAGTTAACCCTGACCTTAAGTGAGGACAATGATCTTGGGTCCCCATTTTCTGGAGCCCCTGCAGAGCTTTCCCAGGAGCCACCAGACATTCAGCAGCCAGTGGAAGTTCAAATCCCATTACCCAGCCCTGAGAAGTTTGAGATTCCTGCTTCATCGGAGGTTACAGGCCCATCAGCTTCTTCTTCAGCTTCCTCTTCACCCAAGAGTCCTTCACCAGCCCGTCCCCCAAGACGTCGCACCAGTGCTGATGTGGAAATCCGGGGACAAGGGACAGGACGGACTGGGCAGCCACCAGGTCCCAAGGTACTGAGAAAGCTGCCAGGCAGGCTGGTCACTGTGGTAGAAGAAAAGGAGCTTGTACGAAGGCGACGACAGCAGCGTCCATCTTCAACACCACCAGCGACAGGGACCTCAGAGATTGGGGTCAGCCCTGGAAGCTCTTCAACCCGGAGCAACTCTGAGCCTGAGTCTTCCCCTCCTCTGGGAGGCTCTTGTGATTCTGTATCCCTTACCACTTTGCCTCCCCAAGCCCGGCGGCCTTTACCTGCTCGCCGCCGAATCGACCTGGGCAGTTCTGGTGGGGACAGCCCAGAGAATGGAGAACAGGGACAGCTAGGTTTACCTGTTATGAAGCGCAAACGTGGCCGACCACCCAAAAACAGGTCCCCTGGGGATGCAGGGCGTGAACTACATGAGTTGCTCCAACCTGTACCTAAGGACAAGACCAATGGGGCTGAGTTAGTGGCATCACCTGTGGAAAAGCGAAAGCGGGGGCGGCCCCCTAAGGCACGAGAACCACCTACCCCAGGAACCCTGCCCACTCAGGGAGGTGGTGGCACTGAGAGCCGGACACCGCCACCCCCCTTGccaccacctcctcctcttcctcttgtcCCTTCTCCTGTCCCTGCTTGCCCTACAGCTGTCTCACCCTCCCCACCCAAACGGAAACGGGGCCGACCCCCAAAAAACCCACCATCACCCCGACCTAGTCAGCCTCCAGCTTTTGAGCATGACAGTTCCTTGGGTCTTGATGCTGGTGGAGGGGGGAAACAACAGCAACAGAAGCCTTCTGTTGAGAGTGAGGGTAGCTCCTCTGATGAGGATGGGGGTCGCCCTCTTACCCGCCTAGCCCGCCTCCGCTTAGAAGCAGAAGGTCCCCGGGTTCGGAAGGCAGAAGGATCTGTGGCAGCCATCCCTAATAGGGATGATACAGAATCGGCAGAAAGTGGCACTGGTGGCACTGATTCAACATCACCTCCTGTACCACTGCTCCCAGTTCCCCGCTCAACCCGGCTGCGTCCAGGCTCCCTAGTCCCCCCACTGGAGAGTGAGAAGGTGCCCCGAAAACGGGCAGGGACACCAGTCATTGGTGGCTCTGTCTCAGCCAAGAGGAGGTACCCACGACCTCGAAGCCCTTTGGGCGCTGAGGCATCAACAGAGGAATCAGAGGCTGAGGCCTCAGGCGAGGAGGAAGCAGAGGGTGATGGTGTTTCACGCCGCCGACCTCTGCCCCGACGCCCAGTTGTGGCCACCCCTGGGGACCAACGTGTCCTGCGAAGCAGTGCCCCTATAAATACAGTTGGCCCTTCCCTCAGCCACAGAGGTCGGAAGGCTAAGACGTGA
- the LOC141550555 gene encoding helicase SRCAP-like isoform X1, with translation MKVNRMLQPVPKPEGRTVVVVNNPRTPLSPAPTRPPPGPEHTAQLTPGPTPPVLPAPLLVSSSSPGAPLSPASRPPGPVLLPPLQPNSGSLPQVLPPPLGVLGGTPRPPTPALPLKPSPPAPVRLSPSAPPGSSSLLKPLTVPPGYAFPAATPPAPGPQRLILSPDMQARLPSGEVVSIGQLASLAQRPVASTGGSKPLTFQIQGNKLTLTGAQVRQLAVGQPRPLQSRERGAPGVSRGGSTKSSTSLPMWLSSRQWPRPLAPPLSLCCLLRPPAPPLPLLVSASRLLPTRVRLLASSSSPCQPWPLQASPKFLSVHSQS, from the exons ATGAAGGTTAACAG GATGCTGCAGCCAGTGCCAAAGCCAGAAGGCCGGACAGTAGTTGTGGTGAACAACCCACGGACACCCTTGAGTCCTGCCCCAACCCGACCTCCTCCAGGCCCTGAGCATACAGCCCAACTCACCCCTGGCCCAACTCCTCCAGTGCTGCCAGCTCCACTGTTGGTGTCATCTTCATCCCCTGGGGCTCCACTTAGCCCAGCATCTCGGCCTCCTGGCCCAGTCCTGCTACCCCCTCTGCAGCCAAACAGTGGTTCCCTCCCCCAGG TGCTGCCACCCCCTCTGGGGGTGTTAGGTGGAACCCCACGGCCCCCCACCCCGGCCTTGCCCTTGAAGCCATCTCCACCTGCCCCAGTGCGCCTGAGCCCCTCTGCTCCACCTGGCTCATCCAGTTTGTTAAAACCCCTGACGGTGCCTCCTGGCTATGCCTTCCCAGCTGCAACTCCTCCAGCTCCTGGGCCTCAGCGCCTCATCCTCTCCCCTGACATGCAAGCACGCCTGCCTT CCGGCGAAGTGGTGAGCATCGGGCAGTTGGCCTCCTTAGCACAGCGGCCAGTGGCCAGTACAGGGGGCAGTAAACCCCTCACCTTCCAGATCCAGGGCAACAAGTTGACTTTGACTGGTGCCCAGGTGCGCCAACTTGCTGTGGGGCAGCCCCGCCCGCTGCAAAGTAG GGAACGTGGTGCACCTGGTGTCAGCAGGGGGGGCAGCACCAAATCATCAACCAGCCTGCCCATGTGGCTTTCATCCAGGCAGTGGCCCCGACCCCTGGCCCCACCCCTGTCTCTGTGCTGCCTTCTTCGACCCCCAGCACCACCCCTGCCCCTACTGGTCTCAGCCTCCCGCTTGCTGCCAACCAGGGTGAGGCTCTTAGCTTCATCTTCATCCCCATGCCAGCCTTGGCCCCTCCAGGCATCCCCTAAGTTTTTGTCTGTCCACTCCCAGTCCTGA
- the LOC141550555 gene encoding helicase SRCAP-like isoform X2, translating into MKVNRMLQPVPKPEGRTVVVVNNPRTPLSPAPTRPPPGPEHTAQLTPGPTPPVLPAPLLVSSSSPGAPLSPASRPPGPVLLPPLQPNSGSLPQVLPPPLGVLGGTPRPPTPALPLKPSPPAPVRLSPSAPPGSSSLLKPLTVPPGYAFPAATPPAPGPQRLILSPDMQARLPSGEVVSIGQLASLAQRPVASTGGSKPLTFQIQGNKLTLTGAQVRQLAVGQPRPLQSSASSHGEQLGSGEDCSASGPKGWIGSFTPAGPSTPASQLGTSIATNPTTYASLWPATCSYTGPCPWPPAYTGQALAQAIA; encoded by the exons ATGAAGGTTAACAG GATGCTGCAGCCAGTGCCAAAGCCAGAAGGCCGGACAGTAGTTGTGGTGAACAACCCACGGACACCCTTGAGTCCTGCCCCAACCCGACCTCCTCCAGGCCCTGAGCATACAGCCCAACTCACCCCTGGCCCAACTCCTCCAGTGCTGCCAGCTCCACTGTTGGTGTCATCTTCATCCCCTGGGGCTCCACTTAGCCCAGCATCTCGGCCTCCTGGCCCAGTCCTGCTACCCCCTCTGCAGCCAAACAGTGGTTCCCTCCCCCAGG TGCTGCCACCCCCTCTGGGGGTGTTAGGTGGAACCCCACGGCCCCCCACCCCGGCCTTGCCCTTGAAGCCATCTCCACCTGCCCCAGTGCGCCTGAGCCCCTCTGCTCCACCTGGCTCATCCAGTTTGTTAAAACCCCTGACGGTGCCTCCTGGCTATGCCTTCCCAGCTGCAACTCCTCCAGCTCCTGGGCCTCAGCGCCTCATCCTCTCCCCTGACATGCAAGCACGCCTGCCTT CCGGCGAAGTGGTGAGCATCGGGCAGTTGGCCTCCTTAGCACAGCGGCCAGTGGCCAGTACAGGGGGCAGTAAACCCCTCACCTTCCAGATCCAGGGCAACAAGTTGACTTTGACTGGTGCCCAGGTGCGCCAACTTGCTGTGGGGCAGCCCCGCCCGCTGCAAAGTAG TGCCTCCAGCCATGGTGAACAGCTCGGGAGTGGTGAAGATTGTAGTGCGTCAGGCCCCAAGGGATGGATTGGGTCCTTCACCCCAGCTGGCCCCTCCACCCCGGCCTCCCAGCTCGGGACTTCCATCGCTACTAACCCCACGACCTACGCTTCCCTCTGGCCGGCTACCTGCTCCTACACTGGGCCCTGCCCGTGGCCCCCTGCCTACACTGGTCAGGCCCTTGCTCAGGCTATTGCATAG
- the LOC141550555 gene encoding helicase SRCAP-like isoform X3, translated as MKVNRMLQPVPKPEGRTVVVVNNPRTPLSPAPTRPPPGPEHTAQLTPGPTPPVLPAPLLVSSSSPGAPLSPASRPPGPVLLPPLQPNSGSLPQVLPPPLGVLGGTPRPPTPALPLKPSPPAPVRLSPSAPPGSSSLLKPLTVPPGYAFPAATPPAPGPQRLILSPDMQARLPSGEVVSIGQLASLAQRPVASTGGSKPLTFQIQGNKLTLTGAQVRQLAVGQPRPLQRNVVHLVSAGGAAPNHQPACPCGFHPGSGPDPWPHPCLCAAFFDPQHHPCPYWSQPPACCQPG; from the exons ATGAAGGTTAACAG GATGCTGCAGCCAGTGCCAAAGCCAGAAGGCCGGACAGTAGTTGTGGTGAACAACCCACGGACACCCTTGAGTCCTGCCCCAACCCGACCTCCTCCAGGCCCTGAGCATACAGCCCAACTCACCCCTGGCCCAACTCCTCCAGTGCTGCCAGCTCCACTGTTGGTGTCATCTTCATCCCCTGGGGCTCCACTTAGCCCAGCATCTCGGCCTCCTGGCCCAGTCCTGCTACCCCCTCTGCAGCCAAACAGTGGTTCCCTCCCCCAGG TGCTGCCACCCCCTCTGGGGGTGTTAGGTGGAACCCCACGGCCCCCCACCCCGGCCTTGCCCTTGAAGCCATCTCCACCTGCCCCAGTGCGCCTGAGCCCCTCTGCTCCACCTGGCTCATCCAGTTTGTTAAAACCCCTGACGGTGCCTCCTGGCTATGCCTTCCCAGCTGCAACTCCTCCAGCTCCTGGGCCTCAGCGCCTCATCCTCTCCCCTGACATGCAAGCACGCCTGCCTT CCGGCGAAGTGGTGAGCATCGGGCAGTTGGCCTCCTTAGCACAGCGGCCAGTGGCCAGTACAGGGGGCAGTAAACCCCTCACCTTCCAGATCCAGGGCAACAAGTTGACTTTGACTGGTGCCCAGGTGCGCCAACTTGCTGTGGGGCAGCCCCGCCCGCTGCAAA GGAACGTGGTGCACCTGGTGTCAGCAGGGGGGGCAGCACCAAATCATCAACCAGCCTGCCCATGTGGCTTTCATCCAGGCAGTGGCCCCGACCCCTGGCCCCACCCCTGTCTCTGTGCTGCCTTCTTCGACCCCCAGCACCACCCCTGCCCCTACTGGTCTCAGCCTCCCGCTTGCTGCCAACCAGGGTGA
- the LOC141550555 gene encoding helicase SRCAP-like isoform X4, with protein sequence MKVNRMLQPVPKPEGRTVVVVNNPRTPLSPAPTRPPPGPEHTAQLTPGPTPPVLPAPLLVSSSSPGAPLSPASRPPGPVLLPPLQPNSGSLPQVLPPPLGVLGGTPRPPTPALPLKPSPPAPVRLSPSAPPGSSSLLKPLTVPPGYAFPAATPPAPGPQRLILSPDMQARLPSGEVVSIGQLASLAQRPVASTGGSKPLTFQIQGNKLTLTGAQVRQLAVGQPRPLQSSGPDPWPHPCLCAAFFDPQHHPCPYWSQPPACCQPG encoded by the exons ATGAAGGTTAACAG GATGCTGCAGCCAGTGCCAAAGCCAGAAGGCCGGACAGTAGTTGTGGTGAACAACCCACGGACACCCTTGAGTCCTGCCCCAACCCGACCTCCTCCAGGCCCTGAGCATACAGCCCAACTCACCCCTGGCCCAACTCCTCCAGTGCTGCCAGCTCCACTGTTGGTGTCATCTTCATCCCCTGGGGCTCCACTTAGCCCAGCATCTCGGCCTCCTGGCCCAGTCCTGCTACCCCCTCTGCAGCCAAACAGTGGTTCCCTCCCCCAGG TGCTGCCACCCCCTCTGGGGGTGTTAGGTGGAACCCCACGGCCCCCCACCCCGGCCTTGCCCTTGAAGCCATCTCCACCTGCCCCAGTGCGCCTGAGCCCCTCTGCTCCACCTGGCTCATCCAGTTTGTTAAAACCCCTGACGGTGCCTCCTGGCTATGCCTTCCCAGCTGCAACTCCTCCAGCTCCTGGGCCTCAGCGCCTCATCCTCTCCCCTGACATGCAAGCACGCCTGCCTT CCGGCGAAGTGGTGAGCATCGGGCAGTTGGCCTCCTTAGCACAGCGGCCAGTGGCCAGTACAGGGGGCAGTAAACCCCTCACCTTCCAGATCCAGGGCAACAAGTTGACTTTGACTGGTGCCCAGGTGCGCCAACTTGCTGTGGGGCAGCCCCGCCCGCTGCAAA GCAGTGGCCCCGACCCCTGGCCCCACCCCTGTCTCTGTGCTGCCTTCTTCGACCCCCAGCACCACCCCTGCCCCTACTGGTCTCAGCCTCCCGCTTGCTGCCAACCAGGGTGA